DNA from Rosa rugosa chromosome 6, drRosRugo1.1, whole genome shotgun sequence:
CAAACTTTTAGGATATATGTGCTTTCTGTTGTTTGTTATTACAACCCAGTATAATAAATCTATTTGGAAAGTCAACTAGAACTTGCAACCTCGACCAATATTTTTAAGGTATTTTGGCATACTTCTAAGGTATCTGAGTCTGCAGTTTGCCTTTTTCATTGCATTTTTGGAAATCCTTTGAAGCCGCTCTGAAAATGCTTTGTATATTTGTTGGACTTTGAAGAGGTACGTGTACAGGCTGGGGGAATATTAGATATGCATGACATGAACAATCTGTTTTTGAGTAATGTTTGTGACAGAGCAGGTGTCTACGAGTGATTTGGTTTTCATTAGAAAATGTGAAATTATGGCAAACAGCTTCTTAATCTAAAATCTTGTGTGGTTTTCACTTATTAGAGATCACAAAATATTTAGATTCATTACTAAGTAAAGGCATTTTTTGGAGTGCCTCTGTACCATGTGCTTTACATAAGACCCCGCTTTTGTTAGTTATGCTTCTTACATAGTCACTTGTAAAGTGTAAGACTTTTTGAAGAAGCATTCAGTTTTCAGGGTCTTCTTCATGGAATACTTAATGTGCTTATGGAGTGCTAGAAAACACTTTCTATATCTGTTGAGTTCAATGAAAACCGTTTCTAGCTATGTGGAAGCACTTTTAGCATTTCAAAGAGCACTCCCAAGCATTCCCTAAACCTATTTGCAGATGCAGAGTCCAGACCAGACTATAACACATGGTCATAGGAAAAAGTGACAATGGGTTACATAGAGAATATGATGGCTACTGTAGTtatgatgatgattttgagaAGGAAGGGAGGTAGTTGCTACGTGATTAGGTGTCCATTGCAACTGGATGTCATTGGTAAAAACACTGACAATGGGTTGGTAGTGGCTGCAACCAAGGCATAAATGAAGTGGTGTTGTGGGCTGTCATGTTAGTTTTCTCTTAAGGTTGCTGTAAGGTTGTGCTACTAATCACAATGGTGGTGGTGCCATAATGGCAGTGGTGACAAAACGGCTCCAGCTAGCTTCGACTCTTGGATTGGGAGCTGGAAAAGGGAATTTCTTCTAGAATATAACTCTGATTAATAACAGAAATTTAATTGAAGATTCTGCGAAAGTAAAGCATAAATTAAAATATACAAATTTTATATTCATTTATTCTTGCTCAAATTTTTAATAGAAGAGATCCTTAAGAGTTATAAGTTGCTCAACTTGTACATATTTCTAAGCAAGTGAATTTGTATGCAGGTTGTGGAGACAACACACCAAGTAGGAAGAATGTCAGTCTCAACTGCTTCAGATATGCCTTACATGGAAATGGCTGGCCAATGTGAAGCCCTTCAGATGGGGAAGCAGCAGAAGATGTCTTCTTTCATGGTTGCCCAACAAAGGCAAGAAAGTTTGATTAGATTTTCTGCTCAGGATTCCAATGTAGTAAACAAAGCGCCTTCTTCGGTTGTCCTGGGTGTTCCTACGGTACTTCCTTTCTCTTTGATTGACATATTAAATCGAAAATGTTGGATTCTACATTCTAGTCCTTCTATAGCATGCATATTGTTCTTATTTGATCTTGTCTTAGCCTCTTAGTGTCTTTTATAAAATGTTCTGAGTTTTGAACCCATCTGGAACTGCAGAGTGGcaatccattccttgatgcaaATGCTGTTCCGGTTAACCAACCTGCGGGCAATGGTCCGAAGCTTTGTGCAACTGAATCCCAACATTATCCCCGCTTTCAGCTACCTGCGTCGAGCCCATATGATAACTTTTTAAAGGCTGCTGGTTGCTGATTTTTAGACATAGGTTGGTAGCCATTGTAAGAATTGAGTTTTGCATTGGAGTAAAGAATCAGTCTCAAGTTCAATCACAGAAAACTCCTTAACTGTTTGTAGTTGTTGCTCCTGATATCGGCCTCACCATTTTTTGTCCATAAACCAATGCCTTCAttcatttattctttttttcaaTGGGAGGTTTCCATTTGATGGTCTCCCTTGTACATGTATTTGGTATGGCCAGGGCTTATTCATTCCATTACGGTGAAGTGAAGAAAAGTACAGATTACATATTGGGTAGAAGAAGAATCTGCAATGCAAGTAAGAAAATGATCAGGTTTTTCCTAACTAGGTGCAGCTAGTCGTAGTACTTTTACCTTTACAACTACACACTTGAATTTTCACCTATTGTAATCTTGCTCATTCCTCCTCGACCTGTTCTTAAAGTTTTAAGTATACGGCTTTCACACATTTGCAGGCATGTTTATTCCTTAAACCACACATTTGCTCATTCCTACACCAGAATGTCATGTGTCTCAGAAGCTAATTACCATAGTTTTTCAAAGCTAATTGcaggtttatttatttattttatattgtTGGTCAAGAGACTAATTGCAGTTTTGTTCTTatattttgaggaaattgtaaATTTGGTATATATGTATTGAAATTGTGTAAATTTTGTGTATATTCAGCCATTTTGCAACAATCGTCCTTTTTATAAATCTTGTGAAGTTATGCAATTGATTTTAGAGTGGAATTGACAcccttgttctttttcttttgacatGATGAGTTAATTTTGTATGTTATACatataatagaaagaaaaaaaaaaggtgagagTGGTTTGCAAAAAAGGATTTTTAGATTTTATGAGTCAACCCTCTGTTCATAAAAATTAAAGAATCAACTTCAACTTAATTCGACAAGACTGTTTACTAAATTGGAGGGGTAATAAGGTTGTGCCCATCTCTCTAATAACAACAGTTTTGAGTTTGATGTTTTTGACATATTAATTGAATCTAAATTGAGTTCGTAAATCTCAACACTTCTAATACCATAGCGAATTCACTTAGAGCAATTTCACCCGTTGAGCTTGATCGGTCaagactattcactgctttttttccttgtattttcactatTGAGCTTGACCAGTCAAatactgttcacaaaatgtCACGACTAGTTGAGTTTTTAGTATCAAAAAACCGACCAATGAAACCGGATCCGCCCCTTTCAAAGTATGTTGGTTTTTTAAAAGTTAAAATTATGAAAATGACAAGTTTGCTAAGATGGTCAGATTCAGGGACTGAATAGTGATAAAAACAGTCATTCAGAGGCACCAAAATGCAATTATAATATCTTACGTATTTAATTACCtccatctccctctctctctctctctctctctctggaatCTTCTTCGATCGTTGAAAATTGATTCCAATTGAACCAGAGAAGCAATAAAGCTCAGATCTTTGCAGCTCTCAAACAAACTCCAATCAGTAAGTGAAAAacccttttcttttctgggtttGCATTTGCATTTTTCAAGTGTTCCATCTGATTTCATCTAATATAGTAAAGTCTGTTTCTTTGTTTCACTGACGCCCTCATGAATTGAATTGGGTCTGTGCAGATTGGATTGCAAAGGCTGTGATATATAATGGAGGATGTCCAGGAGCAGCAAAGTCAATCACTTGGTACTTCATCCTACTCTGCCCTTCATTTTCAGTTATGAAATTTTTACAGCTCTAGTTGTGATGTTGGTTACCTTTTTCATGTTGTTAATCATTGATGCTTGATTATCTGAAGCTGAAATCACACCACCAAGTTTGGTTTTATGTGAATATAGAGTAATATAGCAATTTTGAAATTCAAGGGAAATCTACAATGACCAGTATTTGTATAAGTAATAATCTTAAGAGGAATTTCGTTTTGTAGTGTAATAACAATCAAGAGATCATCAGTTTATTTTTGATGGAATGGAATTCAGTAGCGACTGAGTTCGATCTTAAGGTATAAATAGACTCTAAACTTCGGGGATGCCACTACCTTACTTGATACTGTTCCACTAGGTAGTGGTAGTAGTTTTGTTAGCACTCGGGTCAAACTTTGTTAGAAAGTGGTTTCTTAGCTTCAAGTCATGTTTGTGATTCAACAACCTTCAGATAAGGTGGTTTTTTGAGTCATTGAGTTGGACTGCATATGTAAAGATGTTTTTTATATCCTTTTCTACTCAATTTTTGACAAACATATTTAGGTCTCATTCTTATGATTGGTTACTTGATTATGGCATCTTCTGTTTTTCACGACTTGATTAGCTTCTGAAATTTATGTAAATCcagagaaaagacaaaatacTTGGACAACAATGACTATGTTTTTGTGCCATCCATACTTTGATTTGTCATTCCTCCTTAACTTTACCTTGAATTGCGTGTATTTCAAAATTAATATAGTAGCTATATGCAAGGATTTCAGCTACATGATACATGTATTGTTAAGCATAAAAGTACGGTGTTTATTTTCCCCTCTGCTTATGAGTGGAGCAGATTACAGATGACCATATTTTGTGCTCTTCGAGTGGTCTATAGCAAGTCATGTGAGCTTTGGAAACATTGCAAGACATGCTAATGTCTGTATCTTTTCTAGGTCAAGATGGTGAAAACGAAATAGTCATTGAAAATGCTGCATCTGTTCATGGGGAACCTCCTCAGGATGCTAATGGCCCCCCAAAAGTTGATTCCAAGGAAGAAATTCTTCATGACAAAGTCAAGAAGCAAGTCATTAAGGAAGGCCATGGTCCGATACCATCCAAATATTCAACATGCTTCTGTAAGTGTCAGATGGTTTGCTTATTCTAGTACTTTTGATGTGGTAACCTTTGAGTACTCATAGATATTCTTCTCTTTCTGATAAGTTTCAAGCGAGACATCTCACTTACTGCATCAAAATTCATATTTGGAACATCTAATAAAAAGTACATTTATAAAATATACAGACAAGACAAGCACACACCATATGTATCTCGTATGGTTGGTTTTGAAGAAAAAGCAATCACACACAAAGTACACATACTATATCATTGGGAGGTTTACATATAGTGTAGATTAGCCAGatattttactttaaattttagttttttgttGTCAATAATtaagtaatttatcaatatctgACGTCTTCATACGTGTGATAGTGCATTACAGGGCATGGACTGAAAGCACACAGCATAAGTTTGAAGACACGTGGGACGAACAACGACCACTTGAAATGATTTTAGGAAAAGGTATTTGCCATGCTAAGTAATCTATTGCTATAAATAATTGATGGATTCTAAATATATGGAAATGTTGATGAGTTACTTGTTCTTACGTGTTCAACCTGCATTTAGTTTTGAAATTTGTATGTTGCATTAATTCACTCAATTTTCTTTCATCATCCtgattattatgtaattaaagaTTCTACACCAGTATCTATATGGAGTCATAGACAAGTGGCCAAAATAGGAAATGAACTTCTTCTAATTAGTAATATTTTTGTTACTGCAACacagagaaaaaagaaatgacTGGCTTGGCTGTTGGCGTATCCAGCATGAAGGCTGGAGAACGTGCCCTATTACATGTAGGCTGGGAGTTGGGATACGGAAAAGAAGGAAACTTTTCTTTCCCAAACGTTCCACCCTCAGCAGATATATTGTATGAAGTTGAGCTTATTGGATTTGATGAGACCAAAGAAGTAAGTTGCTTTCAATTGTCCTCCCAAGTAATTATCAATAGAAGGTTCAATTTCTTTTTAAGGACTTGACTTGAGTAATATGCTAAATGTATATCTGTGGGTCTTTCCTTCATAGGGGAAAGCTCGCGGTGATATGACTGTGGAGGAGAGGATTGGAGCAGCAGATAGAAGAAAGATGGATGGAAATGCTTTATTTAAGGAGGAAAAACTGGAGGAGGCTATGCAACAGTATGAAATGGTTACGAACTTG
Protein-coding regions in this window:
- the LOC133717942 gene encoding peptidyl-prolyl cis-trans isomerase FKBP42 — its product is MEDVQEQQSQSLGQDGENEIVIENAASVHGEPPQDANGPPKVDSKEEILHDKVKKQVIKEGHGPIPSKYSTCFLHYRAWTESTQHKFEDTWDEQRPLEMILGKEKKEMTGLAVGVSSMKAGERALLHVGWELGYGKEGNFSFPNVPPSADILYEVELIGFDETKEGKARGDMTVEERIGAADRRKMDGNALFKEEKLEEAMQQYEMAIAYMGDDFMFQLFGKYRDMALAVKNPCHLNMAASLIKLKRYEEAIGQCTVVLAEDENNVKALFRRAKARAELGQTDAAREDFLKARKFAPQDKAIARELRLLAEHDKAVYQKQKEIYKGIFGPTPDPKPKRTKWLIIIWQWLLSLFYSIFRRENRKAE